In Ferroplasma sp., a single window of DNA contains:
- a CDS encoding 30S ribosomal protein S13, which yields MADNKKNDENFQYIVRIANKDIKGERKLNLALADVNGIGDRLATILIKKFNLDKNRQIGELSEDEILEIRKYVENKEYDGMPVWLLNHRKDIATGKDLNLLSNDLNLQINDDINLMKKMRSYRGLRHEQGHKVRGQKTRSNGRHGLSMGVIRKKQEQKK from the coding sequence ATGGCTGATAACAAGAAAAATGATGAAAATTTTCAGTATATCGTTCGAATAGCGAATAAAGATATTAAGGGAGAGAGGAAGCTAAATCTGGCACTGGCAGATGTTAACGGGATAGGTGACAGGCTGGCAACGATACTTATTAAAAAGTTCAACCTCGACAAAAACAGGCAGATAGGAGAACTCAGCGAAGATGAGATTCTGGAAATAAGAAAGTATGTAGAAAACAAAGAATATGATGGCATGCCTGTTTGGCTTTTAAACCACCGCAAGGATATTGCAACAGGAAAGGACTTGAATTTACTCTCAAATGATTTGAATTTACAGATTAATGATGATATAAACCTTATGAAGAAAATGAGATCCTATCGTGGATTAAGACATGAACAGGGCCATAAGGTAAGGGGACAGAAAACACGTTCCAACGGAAGGCACGGACTTTCTATGGGAGTCATAAGAAAGAAACAGGAACAGAAAAAATAA
- a CDS encoding sulfite exporter TauE/SafE family protein has translation MIDITLIQYILAIVSGVAVGFSLGLIGGGGSILAVPLFIYFVGIHHPHLAIGTTALAVGITAYINFAQHLRKKNANIKLGGVFALVGIIGVLIGSTIGLIIKGGELLFFFSMLMIIIGIYMYISKCRAVPDEDCKERAKSTKYGKVSAYSLIVGFASGFFGIGGGFLIVPGMLASSKIKIGMVIGTSLLAVGTFGVVTAIRYAMVAPGLQYISSGIVGDVLILVAVVYVLGGIFGGYLGTKLSVNLGGKKGTLRKVFSVIIVLVGIYVAFESYPALLHMFFIFGL, from the coding sequence ATGATAGATATAACATTAATCCAGTATATCCTGGCCATAGTTTCTGGGGTGGCTGTGGGATTTAGCCTGGGCCTCATAGGTGGTGGAGGTTCCATACTAGCAGTTCCACTGTTCATTTATTTTGTTGGCATTCATCACCCGCATCTGGCTATAGGCACCACTGCGCTCGCAGTCGGTATAACAGCTTATATAAATTTTGCCCAGCATCTAAGGAAGAAAAATGCAAATATTAAGCTTGGTGGTGTATTTGCCCTGGTGGGTATCATAGGAGTATTAATAGGTTCAACCATAGGGCTTATTATCAAGGGGGGAGAACTGCTCTTTTTCTTCTCTATGTTGATGATCATCATAGGAATTTATATGTATATAAGCAAATGCAGGGCAGTTCCAGATGAGGATTGCAAGGAAAGAGCAAAAAGTACGAAATACGGAAAGGTTTCAGCTTATTCCCTCATAGTGGGATTTGCCTCAGGATTTTTTGGAATCGGTGGTGGATTTCTCATAGTTCCTGGAATGCTCGCCTCTTCGAAAATAAAAATAGGAATGGTTATAGGTACATCTCTTCTGGCGGTAGGTACTTTCGGGGTTGTTACCGCTATAAGGTATGCCATGGTTGCTCCAGGACTCCAATATATAAGCAGTGGGATTGTTGGGGATGTTCTAATCCTTGTTGCAGTTGTGTACGTTCTCGGCGGAATATTTGGCGGATACCTCGGTACCAAGCTCTCAGTAAATCTGGGTGGAAAGAAGGGGACTCTTAGAAAGGTATTCTCTGTAATCATAGTACTTGTGGGAATATATGTTGCATTCGAATCCTATCCTGCACTGTTACATATGTTCTTCATATTCGGGCTTTAA
- a CDS encoding methionine synthase — MGKYLISQEIGSFRKPKYLSTVFHKIYGTDEYYRLSEKATEETIDLFRHAGLDNIGVGGEMFRWEMYEHQANRINGIEFYGPVRSFDNRYYKKGSIVQDLSIKESFHSDELEYLLSRDYSNIKIPVTGPYTMMGWSFNEHYRDRYETAMAFASLLNEEMKNLKKLWDSKYPGRKLEIQLDEPATTTHPDEMQIVVDSLNRSVEGIDNCEFTIHVCYSTDYRMLYDVMNDIRIDGLNLEFANRDSLDSGVSDSSRPGYEELKYFQQLNTRKKFIGLGVTDVHIDYIEPVQLIKDRINYTLGIIPPELVRVNPDCGLRTRSVEIGYEKLKNMDTARKEILKEL; from the coding sequence ATGGGAAAATATTTAATATCTCAGGAAATAGGAAGTTTCAGGAAGCCCAAATATCTAAGCACAGTATTTCATAAGATATACGGTACTGATGAGTATTACAGGCTTTCAGAGAAGGCAACAGAGGAAACAATAGACCTATTCAGGCATGCAGGGCTGGATAATATCGGTGTGGGCGGTGAAATGTTCAGGTGGGAAATGTATGAACACCAGGCAAACCGCATCAATGGCATTGAATTCTACGGTCCTGTAAGGTCCTTTGACAACCGGTATTATAAAAAGGGGAGCATAGTCCAGGACCTATCAATAAAGGAATCCTTTCATTCAGATGAGCTTGAATACCTGCTGTCCCGGGATTATTCTAATATAAAAATCCCTGTCACAGGGCCTTATACCATGATGGGCTGGTCATTTAATGAGCATTACCGGGACAGATATGAAACTGCCATGGCTTTTGCATCCCTACTCAACGAGGAAATGAAAAACCTTAAAAAATTGTGGGATTCCAAGTATCCAGGAAGGAAACTGGAGATCCAGCTGGATGAGCCAGCCACAACAACACATCCGGATGAGATGCAGATAGTTGTAGATTCACTTAACAGATCCGTTGAGGGAATAGACAACTGCGAATTTACAATACATGTATGCTACAGCACTGATTACCGTATGCTATATGATGTTATGAATGATATAAGAATAGACGGATTGAATCTGGAATTTGCAAACAGGGATTCACTGGATTCCGGCGTTTCAGATTCATCGCGGCCAGGTTATGAGGAATTAAAATATTTCCAGCAGCTCAATACCAGAAAGAAATTCATAGGCCTGGGGGTCACGGATGTGCATATAGATTATATTGAGCCCGTACAGCTTATCAAGGATAGGATAAATTATACCCTTGGCATCATACCGCCAGAACTTGTCAGGGTTAACCCTGATTGCGGCTTAAGGACAAGGTCAGTTGAAATAGGCTATGAAAAATTAAAGAACATGGATACCGCTAGAAAGGAAATCCTTAAAGAATTATAA
- a CDS encoding UbiX family flavin prenyltransferase, which translates to MEKIVVGITGASGTVLAVRFLENLRDVEIHLVISDSARKVMSLESDYKIEYIRSLADYVYNDSDIAARISSGSFIFSTFVIIPCSSSTLAKISAGISDTLITRVATVAMKERRKFIIVPREMPFSTIMLENMLKLSRDNVIVSPAIPGYYQRPSTMDDLINFVVARVLDLAGVKNSLSPRWKDA; encoded by the coding sequence ATGGAAAAAATAGTTGTTGGCATTACAGGGGCATCTGGAACTGTGCTTGCTGTCAGGTTCCTTGAAAATCTCAGAGACGTTGAAATACACCTAGTAATTTCTGACAGCGCCAGGAAGGTTATGTCACTGGAAAGCGACTATAAGATAGAATACATAAGGAGCCTGGCAGATTATGTTTATAATGATAGTGATATAGCTGCCAGAATAAGTTCAGGCAGCTTTATATTTTCAACATTTGTTATTATTCCGTGCTCCTCATCAACCCTGGCAAAAATATCCGCTGGCATATCAGATACACTGATTACAAGGGTCGCCACTGTCGCCATGAAAGAGAGAAGAAAATTCATTATTGTCCCCAGGGAGATGCCATTCAGTACCATAATGCTGGAAAATATGCTAAAATTATCAAGGGACAATGTCATAGTATCTCCAGCAATACCTGGATATTATCAGAGGCCTTCAACCATGGACGATCTGATTAATTTTGTCGTTGCCCGCGTGCTTGACCTTGCCGGAGTGAAAAACAGCCTGTCCCCAAGGTGGAAGGATGCCTAA
- a CDS encoding 30S ribosomal protein S4, producing MGDQKFQRKRYSTPRHPWEKERIDYERQIVIKYGLKNKRELWKAQAVLSSYRAQARNLQAKVRYNDPVAEKQFQLLLKKLDRLSLLSEGATLDDILALTLENILDRRLQTLVYQLNMATTMKQARQLITHGHIKVGDHVVTIPSLAVEKGVEDTITYNEKSPFSDDKHPIRLVLAGMKENEAAEEDQKDKGESQ from the coding sequence ATGGGAGACCAAAAATTTCAGAGAAAAAGATATTCAACTCCAAGACACCCATGGGAGAAGGAGAGAATAGATTATGAAAGGCAGATTGTAATAAAGTATGGTTTGAAAAATAAAAGGGAGCTTTGGAAGGCACAGGCTGTTTTATCTTCCTACAGGGCCCAGGCAAGAAACCTCCAGGCAAAGGTCAGGTATAACGACCCTGTTGCTGAAAAACAGTTCCAGCTATTATTGAAAAAGCTGGACAGGTTAAGCCTTCTGAGCGAGGGTGCAACCCTGGATGATATACTTGCACTTACACTGGAAAATATACTTGATAGAAGACTCCAAACACTTGTATACCAGCTCAACATGGCAACAACCATGAAGCAGGCACGCCAGCTCATTACCCATGGCCACATAAAGGTTGGGGACCATGTGGTAACAATCCCTAGCCTCGCTGTAGAGAAAGGGGTGGAGGATACCATAACATATAATGAAAAATCTCCATTTTCAGATGATAAACATCCAATCAGGCTTGTTCTGGCAGGGATGAAGGAAAATGAGGCTGCTGAAGAGGATCAGAAGGACAAGGGTGAATCACAATGA
- a CDS encoding Mov34/MPN/PAD-1 family protein produces MWSIRERTLRMIMEASKDSYPNEFGAMLRAEHNIIYEIAMLPGTISGHVHVIFQAYSMPIDFSYVGSVHSHPSGNTHPSDADLHMFSNTGPVHIIVGYPYNLNNFSAYTRNGDPLKLEII; encoded by the coding sequence ATGTGGTCAATTAGGGAACGGACGCTCAGGATGATAATGGAGGCTTCAAAGGATTCATATCCTAATGAGTTTGGGGCCATGCTGCGTGCAGAGCATAACATTATTTACGAAATAGCAATGCTACCAGGCACTATCAGTGGGCATGTTCATGTTATATTTCAGGCATATTCCATGCCCATAGATTTCAGTTATGTTGGGTCAGTGCATTCACACCCATCCGGGAATACCCATCCTTCAGATGCGGATCTTCACATGTTTTCCAATACAGGCCCGGTGCATATAATAGTAGGGTATCCATATAATTTAAACAACTTCTCAGCATATACAAGGAATGGCGACCCGTTAAAGCTGGAGATCATTTAA
- a CDS encoding mRNA surveillance protein pelota: protein MKIIEDDRKNSRIVLLITTMDDLWYLKNIMAPGDSIITSVFRRQEQNSDMTRAKSAERKKITVRLRIEKVDFLPYTDSLKILGEITEGENTGSHQSVMVGVDDEITLIKDMGQEESKLLNEAVESYYKNSVVFISMDDESCTVALLKSYGIQDIGEIPSGRSGKDYESKGSDSGYYSEIMRVLKNIRNLSTVIVLGPGFEHTKFYDAIKADPYFNGIAVYDMPETDSGKRGIYQFMGEKQSEDILKGARIAGDEKLIQNFLKNLNKTGLSVYGYDEIVKYASMNMLEDLLISESKFRDPGTRVLLSQINGVNVHVISDYTDSGEIIKQFGGYCGILRYRY from the coding sequence TTGAAAATCATAGAGGACGACAGGAAAAATTCGAGAATAGTTTTACTTATAACAACCATGGACGATCTCTGGTACCTGAAAAATATAATGGCACCAGGTGACAGTATAATAACATCAGTGTTCAGGAGGCAGGAACAGAACTCTGATATGACCCGGGCGAAGTCGGCAGAAAGGAAGAAAATTACGGTAAGATTAAGGATAGAAAAGGTCGACTTCCTGCCTTACACCGATAGCCTGAAGATTCTTGGGGAAATAACCGAGGGCGAAAATACCGGAAGCCACCAGTCTGTGATGGTGGGCGTTGATGACGAAATTACACTTATCAAAGATATGGGCCAGGAAGAATCAAAGCTTCTGAATGAGGCTGTGGAAAGTTATTATAAAAACTCAGTTGTATTCATATCCATGGATGACGAATCATGCACTGTGGCCCTTCTTAAGTCATATGGAATACAGGATATTGGGGAAATACCCTCTGGCAGGTCAGGTAAGGATTATGAATCAAAAGGCAGCGATTCAGGTTACTACAGTGAAATAATGCGGGTGCTTAAAAATATCAGAAATCTCTCAACAGTAATAGTACTGGGTCCCGGATTCGAGCATACAAAATTCTATGATGCCATAAAGGCAGATCCATACTTCAATGGCATAGCCGTCTATGACATGCCTGAAACCGATTCGGGAAAACGTGGCATATACCAATTCATGGGGGAAAAGCAATCAGAGGACATACTGAAAGGGGCCAGGATCGCAGGGGATGAAAAGCTTATACAGAACTTTCTCAAAAATTTGAATAAAACCGGATTGAGTGTTTACGGTTATGATGAAATAGTAAAATATGCATCCATGAACATGCTGGAAGACCTGCTCATATCAGAATCAAAATTCAGGGACCCGGGAACAAGAGTCCTGCTTTCGCAGATAAACGGCGTAAATGTTCATGTAATCAGTGACTACACGGATTCCGGTGAAATCATAAAACAGTTCGGTGGTTACTGCGGCATACTGAGGTACAGATATTAA
- a CDS encoding S8 family serine peptidase has product MESGRKRILAVTLVFIFILSALAVSENDYPPSVATVDANTGSNTSPVLLAYVPASFHQYVGNQLNNSKIPYTYYGNLLNVNDSSNRGSISYIFSMLNRTFGIQYFIFNSSDDFVPYEENASYLANPYTPANIYDAYDMNYIHNQGYYGNNTTIAVVDAYGDPTINYDVSAFDNLTGLPAINLNISTPEGAITSTNSDWASETAIDVEWSHAMAPGAKINLVLSPGDGSRLLDSVAYAVTHHLGNIISISWGQAESQMTAPELSELNSIYRQAAEENITVVAASGDQGANDGTSAKTVNFPASDPYVLGVGGTTLTETSSGYTQTAWGETVNGKVEASGGGFSSYFPTPYYQVAPNYTESERGVPDVSLDANPNTGVLTIVDGKEYTLGGTSIATPMWAGIIATMDQYYNRSLGLVNPIFYKISETKYYTKAFTPITSGGNYGYSAGPGWNPVTGLGTPLISNLINDTGLILNGYGTVATFNNTTYATGISTTINVSGNSVEQYNGSTFYYTGFYKNPNNYIKFGILTNETGYYYEYSVYENGTKTYGIMNGSSHANIGVTISGSEIEFTVNGAQVRELNMPLVFAGEYRAAVGAQQDNARINFVNIPAGTYSHIRITNETENIAYSGIYQQGYSNLGTSYSNITFSYNSSTGTLTAMQGPEADKMIYGTHGAVHIDYTVSFGVKSTVNFSLSNGGDATYTVNGVSTTSSTSLSGGYYNVVATESTGNTISREIYIPSIKTESVTLNYTPSYASPKYTMVVDGFFKYTGSSDPVNVYELGSNNFVNVSSTGFHPASASGNTVTSVTMTPEKVLLDVFVSNGNVTVTMNGKNTENRGGYHYLMIKPGSVNINVSKAGYSTYNRSVDLTPGESRYVYVLLTPDNKSLKKTTGTVENIQYDYNLSNANITYNGKILGYTNQSGRYVIFLNGTEDLTFHEYLYNNNTTAIHTGRNNVVYMSPASVSIVIVNFKITYSLPLGFYFAFVSWDKYPLNNFAEYVISYSDNSLMLNPHAEVITSSGTDFAFLPGMTPGKTYYVTVDAYSSNGSFISSNEISVHYSLISYLINVLILLGILAYIIFIVLFFMRRKKRKKELEDEEYEYFKYN; this is encoded by the coding sequence ATGGAATCCGGGAGAAAAAGAATATTAGCGGTTACCCTTGTATTTATTTTCATACTTTCTGCACTTGCCGTTTCAGAAAATGATTACCCGCCCTCTGTGGCTACAGTGGATGCAAATACCGGAAGCAATACATCTCCTGTGCTGCTTGCATATGTCCCCGCATCTTTTCACCAGTACGTGGGCAACCAGCTAAATAATAGTAAAATTCCCTATACCTATTACGGGAATCTTCTGAACGTTAATGATTCCAGCAACCGGGGTTCCATTTCTTATATTTTCAGCATGCTCAATAGAACTTTTGGTATCCAGTATTTTATATTCAACAGTTCAGATGACTTTGTCCCATATGAAGAAAATGCATCCTATCTTGCAAACCCCTATACTCCAGCCAACATATATGATGCATATGATATGAACTATATACACAACCAGGGATATTATGGAAATAATACCACAATAGCAGTGGTTGATGCATATGGAGACCCAACAATAAACTACGATGTCAGCGCATTTGACAATCTCACAGGCCTTCCCGCAATTAATTTAAACATATCCACGCCTGAGGGTGCCATAACATCTACAAACAGTGACTGGGCATCTGAGACTGCCATAGATGTGGAATGGTCCCATGCAATGGCTCCCGGTGCTAAAATCAATCTTGTACTGTCCCCGGGAGATGGCTCAAGGCTTCTTGATTCCGTAGCCTATGCGGTTACACATCACCTGGGAAATATAATATCAATAAGCTGGGGGCAGGCTGAGAGCCAGATGACAGCCCCTGAGCTCAGCGAACTGAACAGCATATACAGACAGGCCGCAGAGGAGAACATTACTGTTGTTGCAGCCTCAGGTGACCAGGGTGCCAACGATGGGACCTCCGCAAAAACTGTTAATTTCCCGGCATCTGACCCCTATGTACTTGGAGTTGGAGGTACAACCCTTACTGAAACTTCCAGTGGATATACCCAGACAGCATGGGGAGAAACAGTAAATGGCAAGGTAGAGGCCAGCGGTGGCGGATTCTCCTCATACTTCCCAACTCCATATTACCAGGTAGCCCCAAATTATACAGAGTCTGAAAGAGGGGTACCAGATGTATCCCTGGATGCAAATCCCAACACCGGAGTTCTAACCATAGTTGATGGCAAGGAGTACACACTGGGCGGTACAAGCATCGCAACCCCCATGTGGGCAGGCATCATAGCAACAATGGACCAGTACTATAACAGGTCCCTGGGCCTGGTTAATCCTATATTTTATAAAATATCTGAGACAAAATACTATACCAAAGCCTTTACACCGATCACATCTGGCGGGAATTACGGCTACAGTGCCGGGCCTGGATGGAATCCTGTGACAGGTCTGGGAACGCCCCTAATAAGCAATCTTATCAATGATACTGGACTCATTCTCAATGGATATGGAACAGTTGCCACGTTTAACAATACCACGTATGCAACAGGGATTAGCACCACCATTAATGTTTCCGGCAATTCGGTTGAGCAGTACAATGGAAGTACCTTTTACTATACAGGTTTTTATAAAAACCCCAATAATTATATTAAGTTCGGGATACTGACAAATGAAACTGGATATTACTATGAATACAGCGTGTATGAAAATGGAACAAAAACCTATGGAATAATGAATGGGTCTTCACATGCCAACATAGGTGTCACAATATCTGGAAGTGAGATAGAATTCACCGTCAATGGAGCTCAAGTCAGGGAACTGAATATGCCACTGGTATTTGCTGGAGAATACAGGGCCGCAGTTGGTGCACAGCAGGATAATGCCAGAATTAATTTCGTCAATATACCTGCAGGTACATACAGCCATATCAGAATAACAAATGAGACAGAAAATATCGCCTATTCAGGAATTTACCAGCAGGGATACAGTAATCTTGGAACATCCTATAGCAATATTACATTTTCTTATAATAGCTCCACAGGCACCTTAACAGCCATGCAGGGGCCTGAAGCCGATAAAATGATATATGGAACACATGGGGCTGTGCATATTGATTACACAGTATCATTCGGGGTCAAATCCACGGTTAACTTTAGCCTCAGCAACGGCGGGGATGCAACATATACAGTAAATGGCGTTAGTACAACCAGCAGCACATCACTAAGTGGTGGGTATTATAATGTTGTGGCGACAGAGTCAACTGGCAACACAATATCCAGGGAGATTTACATTCCCAGTATAAAAACGGAATCCGTCACGTTGAATTATACACCGTCATATGCCAGCCCGAAATACACAATGGTTGTGGATGGCTTCTTCAAATACACAGGCAGCTCAGACCCTGTGAACGTATATGAGCTTGGAAGCAATAATTTTGTTAATGTTAGTTCAACGGGCTTTCATCCAGCCTCTGCATCTGGAAATACCGTTACATCCGTGACCATGACTCCAGAAAAGGTTCTCCTGGACGTATTCGTCTCAAACGGAAATGTAACTGTAACCATGAACGGAAAAAACACCGAGAACCGTGGTGGATACCACTATCTCATGATTAAGCCAGGAAGTGTGAATATAAATGTGAGCAAGGCAGGGTATTCAACGTATAATAGATCTGTTGATCTAACCCCGGGTGAAAGCCGGTATGTATACGTGCTGCTGACACCGGATAACAAAAGCCTTAAGAAGACAACAGGCACAGTTGAGAACATACAGTATGATTACAATCTCAGCAATGCCAATATAACCTATAATGGAAAAATTCTGGGATACACCAACCAGTCAGGGAGATATGTGATATTCTTGAATGGAACAGAGGATTTAACGTTCCATGAATACCTATACAACAACAATACAACAGCCATTCACACAGGCAGAAATAATGTTGTTTATATGAGTCCTGCAAGCGTATCCATTGTAATAGTGAACTTCAAAATTACCTACAGCCTTCCACTTGGATTCTATTTCGCCTTTGTTTCATGGGATAAATATCCGCTGAATAATTTCGCAGAATATGTCATATCATATTCAGACAATTCTCTTATGCTTAACCCACATGCAGAGGTTATTACATCCAGCGGCACGGATTTTGCATTCCTGCCAGGTATGACGCCTGGAAAAACCTATTATGTTACTGTAGATGCTTATTCTTCCAATGGATCATTTATATCATCAAATGAGATATCTGTTCATTACAGCCTGATATCATATCTCATAAATGTCCTGATACTCCTCGGAATACTGGCATATATAATATTCATAGTGCTGTTCTTCATGCGCAGGAAAAAGAGAAAAAAGGAGCTGGAAGATGAAGAATATGAATATTTCAAATATAATTAA
- a CDS encoding DNA-directed RNA polymerase subunit D yields MLKIIELKDNFIRFSIDGITPGIANSIRRTLINDIPKLAIENVIFHHGEIRDADGNVYDSSLPLFDEVLASRLGLIPLKTDISMNFRDQCTCGGKGCDLCTVTYSINKLGPGTVYSSDIMPVNNPDLKPTDPLIPIIELKKSQAVLVTCEAILGRGSEHAKWQATSGVSYKYHRNFHVNKEVMDNWEFYKQTCPKSIVSENENTIVFTDDIPCSYLSQLMERDGVVVEEDENNFIFKFETDGSLSAVDVLKYALKRLPERFTSLMESLSD; encoded by the coding sequence ATGCTTAAGATTATTGAACTGAAGGATAATTTTATAAGATTTTCCATAGACGGGATTACACCTGGCATAGCCAATTCAATTAGACGTACACTTATAAACGATATTCCGAAGCTGGCAATAGAGAACGTTATTTTCCATCATGGAGAAATCCGGGATGCGGATGGAAATGTATACGACTCCTCACTTCCACTCTTTGATGAGGTTCTGGCTTCCAGACTTGGGCTTATACCGCTTAAAACAGATATTTCAATGAATTTCAGGGACCAGTGCACATGTGGCGGAAAGGGCTGTGATTTATGCACCGTTACATATTCAATAAATAAACTTGGGCCAGGCACTGTATATTCATCTGATATAATGCCCGTGAATAACCCTGACCTCAAACCGACAGATCCGCTTATCCCCATAATAGAACTCAAAAAGAGCCAGGCGGTACTGGTAACCTGTGAAGCTATACTCGGAAGGGGTTCAGAGCATGCAAAATGGCAGGCTACTTCAGGTGTTTCATATAAGTATCACCGTAATTTCCATGTAAATAAGGAGGTAATGGACAACTGGGAGTTCTATAAACAGACATGCCCCAAATCAATAGTCAGCGAAAATGAAAACACTATAGTATTTACCGATGATATACCATGCAGTTATCTATCACAGCTAATGGAGCGTGATGGTGTGGTGGTTGAAGAGGATGAAAATAACTTTATTTTCAAGTTTGAAACAGATGGTTCACTGAGCGCCGTCGATGTCTTAAAATACGCTTTAAAGAGATTGCCTGAAAGATTCACCTCCCTGATGGAAAGCCTATCAGATTGA
- a CDS encoding Mut7-C RNAse domain-containing protein, which translates to MPKFMADHMVGKTCKWMRIMGYDTSYPQCRNDTDILKKCIAENRILLTRDYEFYKRYSRSIFLDSPYFKLQIKQVAKLFPPEKGLFFSRCPLCNGLLEEASSSSMGQEFESVKSRFSTVKYCPNCNKYYWNGSHYEKILLEIDSILKG; encoded by the coding sequence ATGCCTAAATTCATGGCCGACCACATGGTGGGTAAAACCTGTAAATGGATGCGCATTATGGGGTATGACACATCATATCCACAGTGCCGGAATGACACTGATATACTGAAAAAGTGCATTGCGGAAAACAGAATACTCCTGACAAGGGATTATGAATTCTATAAAAGATACAGCAGATCCATTTTTCTTGATAGCCCATATTTTAAGCTTCAGATTAAACAAGTAGCAAAGCTATTCCCACCAGAAAAGGGATTATTCTTCTCCAGGTGCCCCCTATGCAATGGTTTGCTTGAGGAGGCCAGTTCCAGCAGTATGGGTCAGGAATTCGAATCCGTCAAGTCCAGATTCAGTACAGTAAAATACTGCCCAAACTGTAATAAATACTACTGGAATGGAAGCCACTACGAAAAAATACTTCTGGAGATAGATTCCATCCTGAAAGGCTAA
- a CDS encoding 30S ribosomal protein S11, whose translation MNKVGIAHIYASQNNTIILITDQTGSETIAKSTGGMVVKNDREESSPYAAMKASDIITEKLREKEITDLIIRVRAPGGSRSRIPGPGAQSAIRTLSRAGFKILRIEEVTPTPHDGTKKKGGKRGRRV comes from the coding sequence ATGAATAAGGTAGGAATAGCACATATCTATGCATCGCAGAACAATACAATAATACTTATCACAGACCAGACAGGTTCTGAAACAATTGCAAAATCAACAGGAGGTATGGTTGTAAAAAATGATAGGGAAGAATCCAGTCCCTACGCAGCCATGAAGGCATCAGATATAATAACAGAGAAGCTCAGGGAAAAGGAGATAACCGACCTCATAATAAGGGTGAGAGCCCCAGGAGGCAGCAGATCAAGAATACCGGGTCCAGGAGCACAATCTGCAATAAGGACACTGTCAAGGGCAGGATTCAAAATCCTCAGAATTGAGGAGGTAACACCCACACCTCATGATGGCACAAAGAAGAAAGGCGGCAAGAGGGGAAGGAGAGTTTAA
- a CDS encoding NAD(+) kinase encodes MKLGIIARINCHSCIRIARRILEIVPPSWEILVEDKLARSLNRKGTDFRNIDADIIIVIGGDGTILRTAQLSRGKILGINVGGLGFLSEVEIGNIEESVHNLINGNYRTYDVMKLEVYINDKYFGKGINDIVIHTARISKIRKFSVYIDDRFMENTSADGVIVATPIGSTSYSYSAGGPILIPSLKAMVISYIAPFGSRLRPIVCPDSSKITIKIIGKFSSLVIIDGQREAVVNGNDRVDIKVSSEKLTFIELKNSFYDRLREKLIKDVVN; translated from the coding sequence ATGAAATTAGGTATTATCGCAAGAATCAACTGCCATTCGTGCATAAGAATTGCAAGGAGGATACTGGAGATTGTGCCACCATCATGGGAAATATTGGTGGAGGATAAGCTTGCAAGGTCTTTGAACAGAAAAGGCACCGATTTCAGGAATATTGATGCAGATATTATAATAGTAATAGGTGGTGATGGAACAATACTGAGGACGGCACAGCTTTCAAGGGGCAAGATTCTGGGAATCAATGTGGGAGGCCTGGGTTTTCTGTCGGAGGTAGAAATAGGGAATATTGAGGAATCAGTACACAACCTTATTAATGGAAACTACAGGACATACGATGTCATGAAGCTGGAAGTTTACATTAACGATAAATACTTCGGGAAGGGAATCAATGATATTGTAATCCACACAGCCAGGATATCAAAAATAAGGAAATTCAGTGTGTATATAGATGACCGGTTTATGGAAAACACCAGTGCAGATGGGGTTATTGTGGCAACTCCAATAGGATCCACCTCTTACTCATACAGTGCCGGGGGCCCAATACTTATACCATCACTGAAGGCTATGGTAATATCCTATATAGCCCCATTTGGATCAAGGCTCAGGCCAATAGTGTGCCCAGACAGCAGTAAGATTACAATAAAAATCATCGGAAAATTTAGCTCTCTCGTAATAATAGATGGACAGAGGGAGGCAGTGGTCAATGGAAACGACCGCGTAGACATTAAGGTTTCCAGTGAAAAACTAACCTTCATAGAACTAAAAAATTCATTTTATGACAGGCTCAGGGAGAAGCTGATTAAAGATGTGGTCAATTAG